One window from the genome of Sesamum indicum cultivar Zhongzhi No. 13 linkage group LG15, S_indicum_v1.0, whole genome shotgun sequence encodes:
- the LOC105177440 gene encoding uncharacterized protein LOC105177440 yields MADLAPVLIAVILFVVLSPGLLFQLPGKRRAIEFTNMQTSGLSIFVHTIIFTAIITILLIAIGVHIYVG; encoded by the coding sequence ATGGCAGATTTAGCACCAGTTCTTATAGCAGTAATACTCTTTGTCGTGCTATCGCCAGGACTACTTTTCCAGCTCCCCGGAAAGAGGAGGGCCATAGAGTTCACCAACATGCAGACGAGCGGCCTCTCCATATTCGTCCACACCATCATCTTCACTGCTATAATCACCATCCTCCTTATTGCCATTGGAGTTCACATCTACGTCGGGTAG
- the LOC105177438 gene encoding uncharacterized protein LOC105177438, producing MADWGPVLIGVVLFILLQPGLLFQLPGNNRQVEFGSMKTNGKAIAVHTLIFFALYAILILAVHVHIYTG from the coding sequence ATGGCTGACTGGGGGCCCGTGCTTATCGGGGTTGTACTTTTCATTCTCCTGCAACCAGGGCTGCTATTTCAGCTCCCCGGAAACAATCGGCAGGTGGAGTTTGGCAGCATGAAGACCAATGGCAAAGCAATCGCGGTGCACACGCTTATCTTCTTCGCTCTGTATGCTATTCTGATTCTGGCCGTTCATGTTCACATCTATACAGGATGA
- the LOC105177442 gene encoding uncharacterized protein LOC105177442 produces MAAAAAIFLSFSYPFSELNRQSHLETRTNLPIQILFYTISHLRPLIKQTNQKKREKPKMREQDRQTRVLYELCSMIIHILRSPPLPISFPSLSLLSSPPSSSSSPPAQISPAAFGSLFIGISIALMLFGSVTFVIGLILMPLVITLVLLFYFVGIVSNLSEIGRDILWPSPDSIKFEPAWNYSS; encoded by the exons ATGGCTGCTGCAGCTGCCATCTTCTTATCCTTTTCTTATCCTTTCTCGGAACTCAATCGACAATCCCACCTCGAAACACGCACCAACCTTCCAATCCAGATACTCTTTTACACAATCTCTCATCTACGCCCACTAATTAAACAAACTAAccagaaaaagagagagaaaccgAAAATGAGAGAACAAGATCGGCAGACAAGAGTGCTGTACGAGCTCTGTTCAATGATCATTCACATCCTCCGTTCACCGCCGCTGCCCATTTCCTTCCCCAGCCTCTCTTTATTGTCTTCTCCGCCGTCTTCTTCCTCGTCTCCGCCGGCCCAGATTTCCCCGGCGGCTTTTGGGTCGCTTTTTATTGGGATCTCGATCGCGTTGATGCTCTTCGGATCAGTTACTTTTGTGATCGGATTGATTCTGATGCCACTGGTGATAACGCTGGTTTTGCTGTTTTATTTTGTGGGAATTGTTTCCAATTTGTCGGAAATTGGTCGCGACATTCTCTGGCCTTCCCCTGATTCCATCAAGTTTGAACCAG CGTGGAATTATTCAAGCTGA
- the LOC105177439 gene encoding uncharacterized protein LOC105177439 encodes MSADWGPVVVAVVMFILLSPGLLFQLPARTRVIEFGNMYTSGISILIHAILYFCIYTILIVAIGIHIHAG; translated from the coding sequence ATGAGTGCTGATTGGGGACCGGTGGTGGTGGCAGTGGTGATGTTCATCCTCCTCTCGCCGGGGCTTTTATTCCAGTTGCCGGCAAGGACGAGGGTGATTGAATTCGGCAACATGTACACTAGTGGAATCTCTATCTTAATTCATGCAATTTTGTACTTTTGTATCTACACCATCTTGATTGTTGCCATTGGAATTCATATACATGCTGGCTGA